From the genome of Maniola jurtina chromosome 10, ilManJurt1.1, whole genome shotgun sequence, one region includes:
- the LOC123868931 gene encoding saccharopine dehydrogenase-like oxidoreductase isoform X1, whose translation MSQNLTSLLVNKTRSKEIFAMAPDRLDLVVFGASGYTGKHVVKELTRIAPKYPGLTWAVAGRNKERLETLLQNVTNKTGVNLSSTRIIVAAVEDESSLRQMCSQARLLLNCCGPFMKFGEPVVAMAIECGAHYVDVSGEKLFVDVCERKYDQPARDARVYVVPTCGLSSVPADLGVIYLQQNFGGTLNSVESYLVMHFPPKLLAERTKGVVRYSSWESMINSMAAMSLRSLQQEPLLPQFKPELKQRSLIHKNLNRWCLPFPTTDTEVVNKTQRYLLSSEKQRPAQYKAYISFPSIFTAIGIIFAGALLFLLSKVSFLRKLLLDYPRLCSFGIVTHDHPEEGVMDDMLFQYEMFGEGWEEGSDVNNTLPNKKVVGRVSVSGSDPAYVGTAVVVIFSAIAILQDSDKMPNRGGAMTPGIAFRNTSLVKNLQENNVNFEIVTKP comes from the exons ATGTCTCAGAACCTTACAAGTTTATTAGTAAACAAGACGCGTTCTAAGGAGATCTTTGCG atGGCACCAGATCGCTTAGATCTAGTGGTGTTCGGAGCGAGCGGGTACACGGGCAAACACGTGGTGAAAGAGCTGACTCGCATCGCTCCGAAGTATCCCGGACTGACCTGGGCAGTCGCGGGCAGGAACAAGGAGAGATTGGAGACGCTGCTCCAGAATGTGACGAACAAAACTG GTGTAAACCTGTCGTCAACGCGGATCATAGTAGCAGCGGTGGAGGACGAGTCGTCGCTGCGGCAGATGTGCAGCCAGGCGCGGCTGCTGCTCAACTGCTGCGGGCCGTTCATGAAGTTCGGCGAGCCGGTCGTCGCGATGGCCATCGAGTGCGGGGCGCATTATGTTGACGTCAGTGGAGAGAAACTG TTTGTGGATGTGTGCGAGAGGAAGTACGACCAGCCGGCAAGAGACGCGAGGGTGTACGTAGTTCCCACGTGTGGGCTGAGCAGTGTGCCGGCTGACTTGGGCGTTATATACTTGCAACAGAACTTTGGCG GTACATTGAACTCAGTGGAGTCGTATTTAGTGATGCACTTCCCACCGAAGCTGCTGGCTGAGAGGACGAAAGGTGTAGTTCGGTACAGCAGTTGGGAGTCCATGATAAATAG CATGGCTGCCATGTCCCTAAGAAGTCTTCAACAAGAACCGCTGTTACCTCAATTCAAACCAGAGTTAAAACAAAg AAGCCTCATCCACAAAAATCTGAATAGATGGTGTCTTCCGTTCCCAACGACTGACACAGAGGTGGTCAATAAAACCCAAAGATATTTATTATCCTCGGAAAAACAAAGACCAGCACAATATAAAGCTTATATAAGTTTTCCCTCTATTTTTACCGCCATAGGAATAATATTTGCTGGCGCCTTATTATTTCTGCTTAGTAAAGTATCGTTTTTGAGGAAATTGCTGTTGGATTATCCAAGGCTCTGTTCGTTTGGTATAGTAACGCATGACCATCCTGAGGAGGGGGTGATGGATGATATGCTGTTCCAGTATGAGATGTTTGGTGAAGGTTGGGAGGAAGGCAGCGATGTTAACAACACTCTACCGAATAAGAAGGTCGTGGGAAGAGTCAGC GTATCGGGGTCGGATCCAGCCTACGTGGGCACAGCTGTGGTAGTCATATTTTCAGCCATCGCAATCCTTCAGGACTCTGATAAAATGCCAAATAG agGCGGTGCTATGACGCCCGGGATAGCCTTCAGAAATACGAGTCTAGTTAAAAATCTGCAAGAAAATAATgttaattttgaaattgttaCAAAACCATAA
- the LOC123868931 gene encoding saccharopine dehydrogenase-like oxidoreductase isoform X2, whose product MAPDRLDLVVFGASGYTGKHVVKELTRIAPKYPGLTWAVAGRNKERLETLLQNVTNKTGVNLSSTRIIVAAVEDESSLRQMCSQARLLLNCCGPFMKFGEPVVAMAIECGAHYVDVSGEKLFVDVCERKYDQPARDARVYVVPTCGLSSVPADLGVIYLQQNFGGTLNSVESYLVMHFPPKLLAERTKGVVRYSSWESMINSMAAMSLRSLQQEPLLPQFKPELKQRSLIHKNLNRWCLPFPTTDTEVVNKTQRYLLSSEKQRPAQYKAYISFPSIFTAIGIIFAGALLFLLSKVSFLRKLLLDYPRLCSFGIVTHDHPEEGVMDDMLFQYEMFGEGWEEGSDVNNTLPNKKVVGRVSVSGSDPAYVGTAVVVIFSAIAILQDSDKMPNRGGAMTPGIAFRNTSLVKNLQENNVNFEIVTKP is encoded by the exons atGGCACCAGATCGCTTAGATCTAGTGGTGTTCGGAGCGAGCGGGTACACGGGCAAACACGTGGTGAAAGAGCTGACTCGCATCGCTCCGAAGTATCCCGGACTGACCTGGGCAGTCGCGGGCAGGAACAAGGAGAGATTGGAGACGCTGCTCCAGAATGTGACGAACAAAACTG GTGTAAACCTGTCGTCAACGCGGATCATAGTAGCAGCGGTGGAGGACGAGTCGTCGCTGCGGCAGATGTGCAGCCAGGCGCGGCTGCTGCTCAACTGCTGCGGGCCGTTCATGAAGTTCGGCGAGCCGGTCGTCGCGATGGCCATCGAGTGCGGGGCGCATTATGTTGACGTCAGTGGAGAGAAACTG TTTGTGGATGTGTGCGAGAGGAAGTACGACCAGCCGGCAAGAGACGCGAGGGTGTACGTAGTTCCCACGTGTGGGCTGAGCAGTGTGCCGGCTGACTTGGGCGTTATATACTTGCAACAGAACTTTGGCG GTACATTGAACTCAGTGGAGTCGTATTTAGTGATGCACTTCCCACCGAAGCTGCTGGCTGAGAGGACGAAAGGTGTAGTTCGGTACAGCAGTTGGGAGTCCATGATAAATAG CATGGCTGCCATGTCCCTAAGAAGTCTTCAACAAGAACCGCTGTTACCTCAATTCAAACCAGAGTTAAAACAAAg AAGCCTCATCCACAAAAATCTGAATAGATGGTGTCTTCCGTTCCCAACGACTGACACAGAGGTGGTCAATAAAACCCAAAGATATTTATTATCCTCGGAAAAACAAAGACCAGCACAATATAAAGCTTATATAAGTTTTCCCTCTATTTTTACCGCCATAGGAATAATATTTGCTGGCGCCTTATTATTTCTGCTTAGTAAAGTATCGTTTTTGAGGAAATTGCTGTTGGATTATCCAAGGCTCTGTTCGTTTGGTATAGTAACGCATGACCATCCTGAGGAGGGGGTGATGGATGATATGCTGTTCCAGTATGAGATGTTTGGTGAAGGTTGGGAGGAAGGCAGCGATGTTAACAACACTCTACCGAATAAGAAGGTCGTGGGAAGAGTCAGC GTATCGGGGTCGGATCCAGCCTACGTGGGCACAGCTGTGGTAGTCATATTTTCAGCCATCGCAATCCTTCAGGACTCTGATAAAATGCCAAATAG agGCGGTGCTATGACGCCCGGGATAGCCTTCAGAAATACGAGTCTAGTTAAAAATCTGCAAGAAAATAATgttaattttgaaattgttaCAAAACCATAA